In a single window of the Elaeis guineensis isolate ETL-2024a chromosome 6, EG11, whole genome shotgun sequence genome:
- the LOC105046975 gene encoding cyclin-D6-1: MEFDLENPLTLSNEEQHPFSDPIEALFAVESDHMSPLAGGHLDLSARRDAVSVILQAQFGCNLDPFVAYLAVNYLDRFLSKREIPSGKPWIVRLLSISCLSLASKMKKTDLNLADFQREEGFIFDSQTIQRMELIVLGALDWRMRSITPFSFLRFFLSFFSPAQAPFLHALKARASQTLFKAQNEIKMLEFKPSVIAAAALLSAAHELLPIQFASFRSAISSCEFVNKEKLWECCNAIGDVAMDGCNLTFEMVSSSNTPVTVLGRHCSRSESERTVGSSSVECDLKKRRISKLRGALRLSQA; encoded by the exons ATGGAGTTCGACCTTGAGAACCCGCTCACGCTCTCCAACGAGGAACAGCACCCCTTCTCGGACCCGATCGAGGCGCTTTTCGCCGTGGAGTCCGATCACATGAGCCCCCTGGCCGGCGGCCACCTCGATCTCTCCGCCCGCCGTGACGCTGTCTCCGTAATCCTCCAG GCCCAGTTTGGCTGCAATCTGGATCCATTTGTGGCCTACCTCGCCGTCAACTACCTCGATCGCTTCCTCTCCAAGCGAGAAATCCCG AGCGGAAAGCCCTGGATCGTGCGTCTCCTCTCCATCTCCTGCCTTTCCCTCGCCTCCAAGATGAAGAAGACCGACCTGAACCTCGCAGATTTCCAG AGAGAGGAAGGATTCATATTCGACTCCCAGACGATCCAGCGGATGGAGCTTATAGTTCTTGGGGCTTTGGACTGGCGGATGCGATCGATCACCCCCTTCTCGTTCCTCcgcttcttcctctccttcttctccccCGCCCAGGCCCCTTTCCTCCACGCCCTTAAGGCCCGCGCCTCCCAAACCCTCTTCAAAGCCCAGAACG agatcaAGATGCTAGAGTTCAAGCCGTCGGTGATCGCCGCGGCGGCGCTCCTCTCAGCCGCCCACGAGCTCCTCCCCATCCAATTCGCCTCCTTCCGCTCCGCCATTTCCTCCTGTGAATTTGTAAATAAA GAGAAGCTGTGGGAGTGCTGCAACGCGATTGGAGACGTGGCGATGGACGGCTGCAATTTGACGTTTGAGATGGTGTCGAGCTCCAACACGCCGGTGACCGTGCTCGGCCGCCACTGCTCCAGGTCCGAGAGCGAGAGGACCGTCGGATCCTCATCCGTTGAATGCGACCTCAAGAAGCGCCGGATCTCCAAGCTCCGCGGTGCCCTCCGCCTCTCCCAGGCTTGA